In a single window of the Nodularia spumigena CCY9414 genome:
- the psaA gene encoding photosystem I core protein PsaA: MTISPPEREEKKARVIVDKDPVPTSFEKWAKPGHFDRSLAKGPKTTTWIWNLHALAHDFDTHTSDLEDISRKIFAAHFGHLSVVAIWLSGMLFHGAKFSNYEAWLSDPLNVSPSAQVVWPIVGQDILNGDVGGGFRGIQITSGLFQVWRGWGITSSFQLYVTAIGGLVLAGLFLFAGWFHYHKRAPKLEWFQNVESMLNHHLAVLLGCGSLGWTGHLIHVSAPINKLLDAGVAAKDIPLPHELILNKDLLTDLYPSFASGLTPFFTLNWGQYADFLTFKGGLNPVTGGLWMTDIAHHHLAIAVLFIIAGHMYRTNWGIGHSIKEILENHKGPFTGEGHKGLYENLTTSWHAQLATNLAFLGSLTIIIAHHMYAMPPYPYLATDYATQLCIFTHHMWIGGFLIVGGAAHAAIFMVRDYDPVVNQNNVLDRVIRHRDAIISHLNWVCIFLGFHSFGLYIHNDTMRALGRPQDMFSDSAIQLQPVFAQWVQNLHTLAPGGTAPNAIEPVSYAFGGGILAVGGKVAMMPIALGTADFLVHHIHAFTIHVTVLILLKGVLYARSSRLIPDKANLGFRFPCDGPGRGGTCQVSGWDHVFLGLFWMYNSLSIVIFHFSWKMQSDVWGTVDAAGNVSHITGGNFAESAITINGWLRDFLWAQSAQVINSYGSALSAYGLLFLGAHFVWAFSLMFLFSGRGYWQELIESIVWAHNKLKVAPAIQPRALSIIQGRAVGVAHYLLGGIVTTWAFFHAHILSVG, from the coding sequence ATGACGATTAGTCCTCCGGAGCGAGAGGAAAAGAAGGCAAGAGTCATAGTTGATAAAGATCCTGTTCCTACCTCATTTGAAAAATGGGCAAAACCAGGACACTTCGACAGATCCTTAGCCAAAGGCCCCAAAACCACCACCTGGATTTGGAACCTTCATGCCCTCGCCCATGACTTTGATACACATACAAGCGATTTAGAAGACATTTCTCGTAAAATCTTCGCGGCACACTTCGGACATTTATCCGTAGTAGCGATTTGGTTAAGCGGGATGTTATTCCACGGCGCTAAATTCTCGAATTACGAAGCCTGGTTAAGCGACCCATTAAATGTGAGTCCCAGCGCTCAAGTTGTATGGCCCATTGTGGGACAAGACATTTTAAATGGTGATGTCGGCGGTGGATTCCGCGGTATTCAGATCACCTCTGGCTTGTTCCAAGTATGGCGCGGCTGGGGCATCACAAGCTCATTCCAGCTTTATGTCACAGCTATTGGCGGCTTGGTATTAGCAGGATTGTTCTTATTTGCTGGTTGGTTCCATTACCACAAGCGCGCTCCTAAACTGGAATGGTTCCAGAACGTGGAGTCAATGCTGAATCATCACTTGGCAGTATTGCTAGGTTGTGGTTCCTTGGGATGGACTGGACACCTAATCCATGTGTCAGCACCAATCAACAAACTTTTGGATGCAGGTGTAGCTGCTAAAGATATACCTTTACCCCATGAGTTAATCCTGAACAAAGACTTGTTGACAGATTTGTATCCCAGCTTTGCTAGTGGGTTAACACCATTCTTCACCTTGAACTGGGGTCAGTATGCTGACTTCCTCACCTTCAAGGGCGGTTTGAACCCTGTAACAGGCGGCTTGTGGATGACCGATATTGCCCATCACCATTTGGCGATCGCGGTTCTGTTCATCATTGCTGGTCATATGTACCGTACCAATTGGGGTATCGGTCACAGTATTAAAGAAATCCTGGAAAACCATAAAGGTCCCTTCACAGGAGAAGGTCATAAAGGTTTGTATGAAAACCTGACCACATCCTGGCACGCTCAGTTGGCAACTAACCTTGCTTTCTTGGGTTCACTGACGATCATCATTGCTCACCATATGTACGCAATGCCCCCGTATCCGTACTTGGCAACGGACTACGCAACGCAATTGTGTATATTCACCCACCATATGTGGATCGGTGGCTTCTTGATTGTTGGTGGTGCGGCTCACGCAGCCATATTCATGGTGCGGGATTACGATCCTGTTGTGAACCAAAACAACGTGTTAGATCGTGTGATTCGTCACCGGGATGCTATTATTTCCCATCTGAACTGGGTGTGTATTTTCTTAGGCTTCCACAGCTTTGGTTTGTACATCCACAACGATACAATGCGTGCCTTGGGTCGTCCCCAAGATATGTTCTCCGACTCGGCAATTCAGTTGCAGCCAGTATTTGCTCAGTGGGTGCAAAACTTGCACACCCTAGCTCCTGGTGGTACTGCTCCTAATGCTATAGAGCCAGTTAGTTATGCTTTTGGCGGCGGTATTTTGGCTGTTGGCGGCAAAGTGGCAATGATGCCTATTGCTTTGGGTACAGCGGACTTTTTAGTTCACCACATCCACGCCTTCACCATTCACGTCACCGTCCTGATTCTGCTCAAGGGTGTATTGTACGCCCGTAGTTCTCGTCTGATTCCAGACAAGGCAAACTTAGGCTTCCGCTTCCCTTGCGACGGTCCAGGCCGTGGCGGTACTTGCCAAGTATCTGGTTGGGACCACGTGTTCCTCGGATTATTCTGGATGTACAACTCCCTATCGATTGTGATCTTCCACTTCAGTTGGAAAATGCAATCAGATGTCTGGGGAACAGTAGATGCAGCAGGTAATGTGTCTCACATTACTGGTGGTAACTTTGCTGAAAGTGCCATTACCATTAATGGCTGGTTGCGTGACTTCTTGTGGGCGCAATCTGCACAAGTAATCAACTCCTACGGCAGTGCTTTATCTGCTTATGGTCTACTCTTCTTAGGCGCTCACTTTGTATGGGCATTCAGCTTAATGTTCCTGTTCAGTGGTCGCGGCTACTGGCAAGAACTGATTGAGTCCATTGTTTGGGCGCACAATAAGTTGAAAGTAGCACCAGCAATTCAGCCTCGCGCTCTGAGCATTATTCAGGGACGAGCTGTAGGTGTAGCTCACTACCTCTTAGGAGGAATTGTAACCACCTGGGCATTCTTCCACGCACACATCCTTTCAGTAGGGTAG
- the psaB gene encoding photosystem I core protein PsaB produces the protein MATKFPKFSQDLAQDPTTRRIWYAIATGNDFESHDGMTEENLYQKIFATHFGHLAIIFLWASSLLFHVAWQGNFEQWIKDPLHIRPIAHAIWDPHFGEPAIEAFTQGGASNPVNIAYSGVYHWWYTIGMRTNSELYTGSVFLLLLSALFLFAGWLHLQPKFRPSLSWFKSAEPRLNHHLSALFGVSSLAWAGHLIHVAIPESRGQHVGWDNFLTTLPHPAGLTPFFTGNWGVYAANPDTAGHIFSTSEGSGTAILTFLGGFHPQTESLWLTDMAHHHLAIAVIFIIAGHMYRTNFGIGHSIKEMLNSKSGLIPGSKSEGQFNLPHQGLYDTINNSLHFQLSLALAALGTATSLVAQHMYALPPYAFIAKDYTTQAALYTHHQYIAGFLMVGAFAHAAIFWVRDYDPEQNKGNVLDRILQHKEAIISHLSWVSLFLGFHTLGLYVHNDVVVAFGTPEKQILIEPVFAQFIQAAHGKVLYGLDTLLSNPDSIAYTAYPNYGNVWLGGWLDAINSGTNSLFLTIGPGDFLVHHAFALAIHTTTLVLVKGALDARGSKLMPDKKDFGYAFPCDGPGRGGTCDISAWDSFYLAMFWMLNTIGWVTFYWHWKHLGIWQGNVAQFNENSTYLMGWFRDYLWANSAQLINGYNPYGVNNLSVWAWMFLFGHLVWATGFMFLISWRGYWQELIETLVWAHERTPLANLVRWKDKPVALSIVQARLVGLAHFTVGYVVTYAAFLIASTAGKFG, from the coding sequence ATGGCAACGAAATTTCCAAAATTTAGCCAGGATCTCGCACAGGACCCGACGACTCGTCGGATATGGTATGCGATCGCTACAGGAAACGACTTTGAAAGCCACGATGGCATGACTGAAGAAAATCTTTACCAAAAGATTTTCGCCACTCACTTCGGTCACTTGGCAATCATTTTCCTGTGGGCTTCCAGCCTCCTGTTCCACGTGGCCTGGCAAGGTAACTTTGAACAGTGGATTAAAGATCCCCTTCACATCCGCCCGATCGCCCATGCGATTTGGGACCCCCACTTTGGTGAACCTGCGATTGAAGCATTTACCCAAGGTGGCGCAAGCAATCCTGTAAACATTGCTTACTCTGGTGTTTACCACTGGTGGTACACAATCGGGATGCGGACGAACAGCGAACTGTATACCGGTTCTGTGTTCCTCCTCTTGTTATCAGCGTTATTCTTATTTGCTGGTTGGTTGCACTTACAACCCAAGTTCCGTCCTAGCCTCTCTTGGTTTAAGAGTGCTGAACCTCGCCTGAACCATCACTTGTCAGCGTTGTTTGGTGTTAGTTCTTTGGCTTGGGCTGGTCACTTGATTCACGTTGCTATCCCCGAATCTCGCGGACAGCACGTTGGTTGGGATAACTTCCTCACCACACTGCCCCACCCAGCAGGTTTGACTCCGTTCTTCACAGGTAACTGGGGAGTTTACGCTGCTAACCCTGATACTGCTGGCCATATTTTTAGTACATCTGAAGGTTCAGGTACAGCGATTCTGACTTTCTTGGGTGGTTTCCATCCTCAGACAGAATCCTTGTGGTTGACCGATATGGCTCACCACCACTTGGCGATCGCAGTTATCTTCATTATTGCTGGTCATATGTACCGGACTAACTTTGGAATTGGTCACAGCATCAAAGAAATGCTGAATTCCAAATCCGGTTTAATCCCTGGTAGCAAGAGTGAAGGTCAATTCAACCTGCCTCACCAAGGTTTGTACGACACCATTAACAACTCCCTGCACTTCCAGTTGTCTCTAGCTTTAGCAGCACTGGGAACCGCCACTTCGTTGGTAGCGCAGCATATGTACGCCCTGCCTCCTTACGCATTCATTGCTAAGGACTACACAACTCAAGCAGCGCTGTACACTCATCACCAGTATATTGCTGGCTTCTTGATGGTTGGTGCTTTTGCCCACGCCGCCATCTTCTGGGTACGTGACTACGACCCCGAACAAAACAAAGGCAACGTACTTGACCGGATATTACAGCACAAAGAAGCGATTATTTCTCACCTCAGCTGGGTATCGCTATTCTTGGGCTTCCATACCCTTGGTCTGTATGTACACAACGATGTAGTAGTAGCTTTCGGTACTCCTGAAAAGCAAATCTTGATTGAGCCTGTGTTCGCACAATTCATTCAAGCTGCTCACGGTAAAGTACTTTACGGTTTAGACACATTGCTGTCTAACCCAGACAGCATCGCCTACACAGCTTATCCTAACTACGGCAACGTTTGGTTGGGTGGCTGGTTGGATGCCATTAACTCTGGTACCAACTCCCTATTCTTAACAATCGGCCCTGGCGACTTCTTGGTTCACCACGCATTCGCTTTGGCTATTCACACCACCACCTTGGTACTTGTTAAAGGTGCTTTGGACGCTCGTGGTTCCAAGTTGATGCCCGATAAAAAGGACTTCGGCTATGCGTTCCCTTGCGACGGTCCGGGCCGTGGCGGTACTTGCGACATCTCAGCTTGGGACTCTTTCTACCTAGCGATGTTCTGGATGTTAAACACCATTGGTTGGGTAACCTTCTACTGGCACTGGAAACATCTAGGTATTTGGCAAGGTAACGTTGCTCAGTTTAACGAAAACTCTACATATCTCATGGGCTGGTTCCGTGACTATCTCTGGGCTAACTCGGCTCAGTTGATTAACGGATACAATCCTTACGGCGTGAATAACCTATCTGTTTGGGCTTGGATGTTCCTATTCGGACACCTTGTTTGGGCAACTGGTTTCATGTTCCTGATTTCTTGGAGAGGTTACTGGCAAGAGTTGATTGAAACCCTTGTTTGGGCGCACGAGCGTACTCCTCTAGCTAACTTGGTTCGCTGGAAAGACAAGCCCGTTGCTCTATCCATTGTTCAAGCTCGTTTGGTAGGTCTAGCCCACTTCACTGTCGGCTATGTTGTTACCTACGCGGCGTTCTTGATTGCCTCAACTGCTGGTAAGTTCGGTTAA
- a CDS encoding DUF433 domain-containing protein: MKNWQERISINPQVCHGKPCIKDTRIMISVILDNLADGLTFEEIVKDYPPLTLEDIKAAIAYAAQLTREEELLPLR, encoded by the coding sequence ATGAAAAACTGGCAAGAACGCATTAGTATTAATCCTCAAGTGTGTCACGGGAAACCATGTATCAAAGATACACGTATCATGATATCAGTTATTCTTGATAACCTTGCTGATGGACTGACCTTTGAAGAAATAGTCAAAGATTATCCACCACTAACTTTAGAAGATATCAAAGCGGCTATTGCTTATGCAGCACAACTAACTAGGGAAGAGGAACTGTTACCACTGCGATGA
- a CDS encoding DUF5615 family PIN-like protein produces MLVKLDENMAQKHVEFLQQSGYSADRVTDEGLSGAKDEVVWQQVCAEGRFFITLDLDFSDVRRFPPGTHPGILLLRSRNRSRQAVL; encoded by the coding sequence ATGTTAGTGAAACTTGACGAAAACATGGCACAAAAACACGTTGAGTTTTTACAACAATCTGGTTATAGTGCTGACAGGGTAACAGATGAGGGACTATCTGGTGCAAAAGATGAAGTTGTTTGGCAACAAGTCTGTGCTGAAGGAAGATTTTTCATTACCCTTGATTTAGATTTTTCTGATGTTCGCCGTTTTCCACCAGGTACGCATCCTGGTATTTTATTATTGCGATCGCGTAATCGTAGCCGTCAAGCTGTGCTATAA
- the trpB gene encoding tryptophan synthase subunit beta — MTTTPLSPSSLSNTQVPDILGRFGRFGGKYVPETLMPALAELETAYQQYRHDPSFQAELQDLLRDYVGRATPLYFAERLTAHYARPDGTGAQIYLKREDLNHTGAHKINNALGQVLLARRMGKKRVIAETGAGQHGVATATVCARFGLECVIYMGVHDMERQALNVFRMRLMGAEVRPVEAGTGTLKDATSEAIRDWVTNVETTHYILGSVAGPHPYPMMVRDFHAVIGVETRVQAMEKWGGLPDILIACVGGGSNAMGLFHEFVNESSIRLIGVEAAGEGVNTEKHAATLTKGQIGVLHGAMSYLLQDEEGQIIEAHSISAGLDYPGVGPEHSYLKDMGRAEYYSVTDAEALAAFQRLSRLEGIIPALETAHAIAYLETLCPQLSGSPRIVLNCSGRGDKDVQTVAKFLIPE; from the coding sequence GTGACTACTACACCCCTCTCCCCCAGTTCCCTATCAAATACTCAGGTTCCCGACATCCTTGGACGCTTTGGACGCTTTGGCGGTAAGTACGTCCCGGAAACACTGATGCCGGCTTTAGCTGAATTAGAAACAGCTTATCAGCAATATCGCCACGACCCAAGTTTTCAAGCAGAATTACAAGATTTACTGCGAGATTATGTCGGACGCGCCACACCGTTGTATTTTGCCGAACGCCTCACTGCTCATTATGCCCGTCCCGATGGTACAGGAGCGCAAATTTACTTAAAGCGTGAAGACTTAAATCACACAGGCGCACATAAAATTAATAATGCCTTGGGTCAGGTATTGTTGGCGCGGCGCATGGGCAAGAAAAGAGTAATTGCCGAAACAGGCGCAGGACAGCATGGAGTAGCCACAGCGACGGTTTGCGCTCGGTTTGGGCTGGAATGTGTGATTTACATGGGCGTTCACGACATGGAACGTCAAGCCTTGAATGTATTCAGAATGCGATTGATGGGGGCTGAAGTTCGTCCAGTGGAAGCGGGAACCGGAACCCTCAAGGATGCGACTTCTGAAGCTATCCGCGATTGGGTGACGAACGTGGAAACAACTCACTACATTTTGGGTTCTGTCGCTGGTCCCCATCCTTACCCGATGATGGTACGGGATTTTCATGCTGTGATTGGTGTAGAAACTCGCGTTCAAGCAATGGAAAAGTGGGGCGGTTTACCTGATATTCTCATAGCTTGCGTGGGTGGTGGTTCCAACGCGATGGGATTATTCCACGAGTTTGTCAATGAGTCTTCTATCCGGTTAATTGGGGTAGAAGCAGCCGGCGAAGGTGTGAATACAGAAAAACACGCTGCTACCTTGACAAAAGGACAGATTGGTGTACTGCACGGAGCAATGAGCTATTTGTTGCAAGATGAAGAAGGGCAAATCATTGAGGCGCATTCCATTAGTGCAGGTTTAGATTATCCTGGGGTAGGGCCAGAACATAGCTATTTGAAGGATATGGGAAGGGCTGAATATTATAGTGTGACTGATGCAGAGGCTTTGGCAGCGTTCCAGCGACTATCTCGCCTAGAGGGAATTATACCAGCTTTGGAAACTGCTCATGCGATCGCTTATCTAGAAACCCTATGTCCTCAACTGAGTGGTAGTCCGCGAATTGTACTTAACTGTTCTGGACGCGGTGATAAGGATGTACAAACCGTAGCCAAGTTTTTAATCCCCGAATAA